In Lonchura striata isolate bLonStr1 chromosome 14, bLonStr1.mat, whole genome shotgun sequence, one genomic interval encodes:
- the CENPI gene encoding centromere protein I, with protein sequence MQRRRSSRARKQPLHAHHKSQNDLSAWQKGGTIHSEKSLQSHQSANDQKYDSEGESLEQALSYFEKVQDCAALKKKSVPQKHLDAVESTALKHGLPPEGFEILLHVVLSGKFADTVNIRLLKSLIPASVIPEDSVVKAVSWLCVSKCSGNVELLFLKWMITMFDFIDHKEQLHALYGIFFSFLQDERMCPYICHLLYLLTRKEHVKPFRIRRLLELQARMGMQSHLQALLSLYKLFCPEQVTITLPGKMKTYFKNSEGPWKAAITAIRQKNQGPSSLFQTVFLGTAQPQSRKRKWNAQLVIPASSANTNNLEEDREKKCLYLYSTNESFPLEQLHTFPQLLQNIHCLEFPSQMGSVITNPLLLHYMNCVRDESIYLRLYYWMGQMLQEECTWCMVNNPYEEEFKSFLQTVYKAECFLQEGFSACEEFLYKTLPLWDGFCCRSEVLGLLSWIPLSSFSDIKSYLYDPLAQLFFTSSIYFKCSVLESLKELLQNWLNCNAIQVDLESSSLNTTLSGLVNGVAELVRFVGWISTVGLRLENNSTLLLYFTLDFYETVCDMYLKYNLPLLIMLPAGVFYPALLSMDSVNLNQLCYIMYRYRTNLVAAKENELCKKQMLQFKFSDQTYKVYNQYIIAMVGCLWTSSAFQKDIHPQGLRMDDELLSKTAVKELKNSFNIVYHPAMMGYSIQFLQQLCPDDTTFNFRLIKGKKWNWYLEYLYTQGLKGLKVFIESSISRVSQDSWSKAGNVEA encoded by the exons TTCAAGACTGTGCTGCACTGAAGAAGAAGAGTGTTCCACAGAAACACCTGGATGCTGTGGAAAGCACTGCCTTGAAACATGGGCTGCCCCCTGAAGGGTTTGAAATACTGCTGCACGTAGTGCTCAGTGGCAAATTTG CTGATACAGTGAATATTCGTTTATTGAAGAGCCTGATTCCTGCCTCAGTGATACCAGAAGATTCTGTGGTTAAAGCTGTGTCTTGGCTCTGTGTCAGCAAATGCTCAGGCAATGTCGAG ctgctttttttgAAGTGGATGATCACAATGTTTGACTTCATTGATCACAAGGAACAACTTCATGCCCTTTATggtattttcttctccttcctgcaAGATGAGAGGATG TGCCCCTACATCTGCCACCTGCTCTACCTGCTGACCAGGAAAGAACATG TTAAGCCTTTTCGGATTAGGAGACTGCTTGAGCTCCAAGCAAGAATG GGAATGCAGTCTCATCTGCAAGCTCTGCTATCACTTTACAAACTTTTCTGCCCAGAACAGGTGACCATAACCctccctgggaaaatgaag ACTTACTTCAAGAATTCAGAGGGCCCATGGAAAGCAGCAATCACTGCAATAAGGCAAAAAAACCAGGGACCCTCTTCCCTGTTCCAGACAGTGTTTTTAGGCACAGCTCAGCCTCAGTCACGAAAAAGG AAATGGAATGCCCAGTTGGTTATACCTGCAAGCAGTGCAAACACAAATAATTTAGAAGAGGACAGGGAAAAGAAGTGTCTTTATTTGTACAGTACAAACGAGTCTTTTCCACTGGAGCAGCTGCACACCTTCCCTCAGCTCCTACAAAATATCCACTGTCTAGAG tttcCTTCCCAGATGGGTTCAGTAATAACAAACCCCTTATTGCTTCACTACATGAATTGTGTGAGAGATGAATCTATTTACCTGAGGCTCTACTATTGGATGGGCCAGATGCTCCAGGAAG AGTGCACCTGGTGTATGGTTAATAACCCATATGAAGAAGAATTCAAGAGCTTCCTGCAAACTGTCTACAAGGCAGAATGTTTCTTGCAG GAGGGATTTTCTGCCTGTGAAGAGTTCCTGTATAAGACCCTTCCTCTCTGGGATGGCTTCTGCTGCCGCTCAGAAGTCCTCGGACTCCTGAGTTGGATCCCCCTCAGCAGTTTCTCTG aCATTAAGTCATATCTCTATGATCCCCTGGCACAACTCTTTTTCACATCATCTATTTACTTTAAG TGCAGTGTTCTTGAGAGCCTGAAAGAGCTGTTGCAGAACTGGTTAAATTGCAATGCGATTCAAGTGGATTTGGAGTCTTCTTCTTT GAACACCACCCTCTCTGGACTAGTGAATGGGGTGGCTGAACTGGTTCGCTTTGTGGGATGGATCTCTACTGTTGGACTGCGTTTGGAAAACAATTCCACGCTCTTGCTCTACTTCACTCTGGATTTCTATGAGACT GTGTGTGACATGTACCTGAAGTACAATCTGCCTTTGCTGATAATGCTTCCTGCTGGGGTTTTCtacccagcactgctcagcatgGATTCTGTCAACTTGAATCAGCTCTGCTACATTATGTACAG GTATCGAACCAACTTAGTGGCTGCAAAAGAAAATGAGCTGTGTAAAAAG CAAATGCTGCAGTTCAAGTTCAGTGACCAGACATACAAAGTGTACAACCAGTACATAATAGCTATGGTGGGCTGTCTGTGGACATCCAGTGCATTCCAGAAGGATATTCATCCTCAAGGTCTTCGTATGGATGATGAACTGTTGAGTAAAACTGCAGTGAAGGAATTAAAAAACAGCTTTAACATTGTCTATCACCCAGCCATGATGGGCTACTCTATTCAATTCCTGCAGCAG CTTTGTCCTGATGATACCACCTTCAACTTCAGATTAATTAAG GGGAAGAAGTGGAACTGGTATCTGGAATATCTCTATACCCAAGGTTTGAAGGGGCTGAAGGTGTTTATTGAGAGCAGCATCAGTCGGGTTTCCCAGGACTCTTGGAGCAAAGCAGGGAATGTAGAAGCATGA